From the Desulfohalovibrio reitneri genome, one window contains:
- a CDS encoding XrtA system polysaccharide deacetylase: protein MNNALTIDVEDYFHVTAFEGTVQRKDWDYYPLRVVDNTHRVLDLLDEFGRRGTFFVLGWVAEKAPELVRAIARRGHEVACHGYGHELVYTLSREDFRRDVTSAKSLLEDILGQPVTGYRAPSYSITERSMWALDVLVEAGFTYDSSIFPIVHDNYGVPHAERFPHVIEREAGSLVEFPLTTLRTRLLGREFNLPIAGGGYLRLLPASLVARGIKRINRAERQPAVLYFHPWEVDPDQPRIKAGLKSSFRHYLNLDKTEDKLRHMLCAVPFGTMRAAIAEWSEARQACPAAEAAAEAT, encoded by the coding sequence ATGAACAACGCACTGACCATCGACGTGGAGGACTATTTCCACGTCACCGCCTTCGAGGGGACGGTCCAACGCAAGGACTGGGACTACTACCCCCTCCGCGTCGTAGACAACACCCACCGTGTCCTCGACCTGCTGGACGAGTTCGGCCGCCGGGGCACCTTCTTCGTCCTGGGCTGGGTTGCCGAAAAGGCCCCCGAACTGGTGCGGGCCATCGCCCGCCGGGGTCACGAGGTGGCCTGCCACGGCTACGGTCACGAACTGGTCTACACCCTCTCCCGCGAGGACTTCCGCCGGGACGTCACCTCCGCCAAGTCGCTGCTCGAGGACATCCTGGGGCAGCCGGTCACGGGCTACCGCGCCCCCAGCTACTCCATCACCGAGCGCTCCATGTGGGCTCTGGACGTCCTGGTGGAGGCGGGCTTCACCTACGACTCCAGCATCTTCCCCATTGTGCACGACAACTACGGCGTGCCCCACGCCGAGCGGTTCCCGCACGTCATCGAGCGCGAGGCGGGAAGTTTGGTGGAGTTTCCGCTGACCACCCTGCGGACCAGGCTGCTGGGCCGGGAGTTCAACCTGCCCATCGCAGGGGGCGGCTACCTGCGCCTGCTGCCGGCTTCGCTGGTGGCCAGGGGGATCAAGCGGATCAACCGGGCGGAGCGGCAGCCGGCCGTGCTCTACTTCCACCCTTGGGAAGTCGATCCGGACCAGCCCCGCATCAAGGCCGGGCTGAAATCCAGCTTCCGCCATTACCTGAACCTGGACAAGACGGAAGACAAACTGCGCCATATGCTCTGCGCCGTGCCCTTCGGCACCATGCGCGCGGCCATCGCGGAGTGGAGCGAGGCGCGGCAAGCGTGCCCCGCGGCCGAGGCAGCCGCGGAAGCCACCTAG
- the prsT gene encoding XrtA/PEP-CTERM system TPR-repeat protein PrsT, whose product MFRARTFLAAVCAAFLLLAAGCGQDKASLYEQGREMLENGDYNGAIVHLKNALEKDPNLEDARFDLGRAYMEAGKFDRAEAEFKKALLLDPYDKRVSLHLGRIENSRRNPDKAREHIREYLEEYPEDAAGYEQLAYAYSVDGRPELAVTQLRKALELEPDRTSARLGLIHTLMDMGENRAAGKEVEIILTDDPDNRAALHAKAQLESQEGDLDAVLATYTRIGSAHPGDLYARYKAATLLGDRGELDELNKTAEKIMAEYPKKAQGYKLKGQYHFKTGNYEEAVNSLREAIKIQPDLESYYLLGLAFSQLGNLEMAVSQLNTVLDYSPEFTKARLLLAEVLVRQKRGDIALSEVDKVLESNPADPAALALKGDALLSMNRNREALEWFDKAAERAPKMYQLHLKKGMLRVVMGEHEQGEVDLRRAVEEAPEVNAPRLALHALLNGQGRAEEAEAVLREGLGGGKSDATLLNALAGMKIRAGKPDEAERLMAQAKEADPDFLPSYHGLATTYLSRGDKEKALAEYQAALERAPEDLKSLLGAAAVLDMQGETVRAGEYLRRAADGGSERGITTLARFHMHHDKPAEALTILEEGMELHPHSKSLQLLKAEVHLAMDDFDKAMAEYSAIETRDPWLGLLHKTRALASRKRFGEAEDMARQLAQVKPDNGFSYLPLALVLELSGRRDKADEVLQRAMETDPDNVEVIMARARLSRAQGRLDEAEKLYDRVVERDPKNPDALTNKGVLRQMQGDEKGAERAYALAVRADADYVPALNNLAMIYADIEGKRDLAYRMAVKAYSAATGSPGVADTLGYAMLRNGRPEEALKMFNRALEGAPENPTIHYHLALAHIELGQTEQAVARLDEALRVPAFPDRDEAGRLLDSLRNN is encoded by the coding sequence GTGTTCAGAGCAAGAACCTTTCTCGCGGCCGTATGCGCGGCCTTCCTGCTTCTGGCGGCCGGATGCGGCCAGGACAAGGCCTCCCTGTACGAACAGGGCCGCGAAATGCTGGAAAACGGGGACTACAACGGGGCCATCGTGCATCTCAAGAACGCCCTGGAGAAGGACCCCAATCTCGAGGACGCGCGCTTCGACCTGGGCCGGGCCTACATGGAGGCCGGGAAGTTCGACCGGGCCGAGGCGGAATTCAAGAAGGCCCTCCTCCTGGATCCCTACGACAAGCGGGTCAGCCTGCATCTGGGCCGCATAGAGAACTCCCGCCGCAATCCGGACAAGGCGAGGGAGCACATCCGCGAATACCTCGAGGAATACCCGGAGGACGCGGCCGGGTACGAGCAGTTGGCCTACGCCTACTCGGTGGACGGCCGGCCGGAGTTGGCCGTCACCCAGCTGCGCAAGGCGCTGGAGCTCGAACCGGACAGGACCTCGGCCCGTCTGGGGCTGATCCACACCCTCATGGACATGGGCGAGAACCGCGCCGCGGGGAAAGAGGTGGAGATCATCCTGACGGACGATCCGGACAACCGGGCGGCGCTGCACGCCAAGGCGCAGCTGGAGAGTCAGGAGGGCGACCTGGACGCCGTGCTGGCCACTTACACCCGCATCGGTTCGGCCCACCCCGGGGACCTCTACGCCCGCTACAAGGCGGCCACCCTGCTCGGAGATCGCGGCGAACTGGACGAGCTGAACAAGACCGCCGAAAAGATCATGGCCGAGTACCCCAAGAAGGCCCAGGGCTACAAGCTCAAGGGACAGTACCATTTCAAGACGGGCAACTACGAGGAAGCGGTCAACTCCCTGCGCGAGGCCATCAAGATTCAGCCCGACCTGGAGTCGTACTACCTCCTGGGCCTGGCCTTCTCCCAGCTGGGCAACCTGGAGATGGCGGTCAGCCAGCTCAACACCGTGCTGGACTACAGCCCCGAATTCACCAAGGCCCGCCTGCTGCTGGCCGAGGTGCTGGTGCGGCAGAAGCGCGGCGACATCGCCTTGAGCGAAGTGGACAAGGTGCTGGAGTCCAATCCGGCCGATCCGGCCGCCCTGGCCCTGAAGGGCGACGCCCTGCTCTCCATGAACCGCAACCGCGAAGCCCTGGAGTGGTTCGACAAGGCCGCCGAGCGGGCCCCGAAGATGTACCAGCTGCACCTCAAGAAGGGCATGCTGCGGGTGGTCATGGGGGAGCACGAACAGGGCGAGGTAGACCTGCGCCGCGCTGTTGAGGAGGCTCCCGAGGTCAACGCGCCGCGCCTGGCCCTGCACGCCCTGCTCAACGGCCAGGGCCGCGCCGAGGAGGCCGAGGCGGTGCTGCGCGAAGGGCTGGGCGGCGGCAAGAGCGACGCCACGCTGCTCAACGCCCTGGCCGGAATGAAGATCCGCGCCGGAAAGCCGGATGAGGCGGAGCGCCTCATGGCCCAGGCCAAGGAGGCCGACCCGGATTTCCTGCCAAGCTACCACGGCCTGGCCACCACGTATCTTTCCCGGGGCGACAAGGAGAAGGCCCTGGCCGAGTACCAGGCCGCCCTTGAGCGCGCCCCGGAAGACCTCAAGTCACTGCTGGGGGCGGCGGCCGTGCTGGATATGCAGGGCGAGACCGTCCGTGCCGGGGAGTACCTCCGGCGCGCCGCGGACGGCGGCAGCGAGCGCGGGATCACCACCCTGGCCCGCTTCCACATGCATCACGACAAGCCGGCCGAGGCCCTGACCATCCTGGAGGAGGGCATGGAGCTGCACCCGCACTCCAAGAGCCTCCAGCTGCTCAAGGCCGAGGTCCACTTGGCCATGGACGATTTCGACAAGGCCATGGCCGAGTACTCGGCCATTGAAACCCGCGACCCCTGGCTGGGCCTGCTGCACAAGACCCGCGCCCTGGCCTCCCGGAAGCGCTTTGGCGAGGCCGAGGACATGGCCCGGCAACTGGCCCAGGTGAAGCCGGACAACGGCTTCTCCTACCTGCCCCTGGCCCTGGTGCTGGAACTGAGCGGCCGGCGAGACAAGGCGGATGAGGTGCTCCAGCGGGCCATGGAGACCGATCCGGACAATGTGGAAGTGATCATGGCCCGGGCCAGGCTGAGCAGGGCGCAGGGCCGTCTGGACGAGGCCGAGAAGCTGTACGATCGGGTGGTCGAGCGCGATCCGAAGAATCCGGACGCCCTGACCAACAAGGGCGTGCTGCGCCAGATGCAAGGCGACGAGAAGGGCGCGGAGCGGGCCTATGCCCTGGCCGTGCGGGCCGATGCGGACTACGTGCCGGCCCTGAACAACCTGGCCATGATCTACGCCGACATCGAGGGCAAACGGGACCTAGCCTACAGAATGGCTGTCAAGGCCTACTCGGCCGCCACCGGCAGCCCCGGCGTCGCCGACACCCTGGGCTACGCCATGCTGCGCAACGGCCGCCCGGAGGAAGCCCTGAAGATGTTCAACCGCGCCCTTGAAGGCGCGCCCGAGAACCCCACCATCCACTACCATCTGGCCCTGGCCCACATCGAGTTGGGCCAGACCGAGCAGGCCGTGGCCAGACTGGACGAGGCCCTGCGGGTCCCCGCCTTCCCCGATCGGGACGAGGCCGGGCGTCTGCTGGACTCCCTGCGGAACAACTAG
- a CDS encoding XrtA system polysaccharide chain length determinant, which yields MNVGNYGFKDYLKVVSRRKGLFMLVALAVMSCALMVSYLLPKKYEAQSTVFIEQSVVSDLVKGIAVTPSMDSKVKVLSFTMLSRSMLMDVLRKLDKDVTLSNPSEREAYIESLRQRTSIVIKKKEGVFFVSFRDSSPEFARNYVNMLTQTYIEKNTASKREESMEATRFLSEQIEVFKKRMDAVDKEIDQYKSKHGMVLALNEGSLSRDIDQAQKRLEELRLQRMGLEAKRRSLMAQSPRRQKIANLEGALESLRSRYTENHPQVMQVQSQLEALREGDDDKATLASNDREALEMTSIQLESVRRQEAQQEKIIEESKQLLREIPAIQSGLQELLQRKENEQRIYDQLVSRYGQSEVSKQMELENKSVSFRIIDPAILPKAPVSPNRAMIISGGAMAGLGLAFALAFLLDLLRGAIKSPSELKEFGLPVMGVIPRMTIPEEERRRKRIELGMYMAGGTCASLILAVAISEALGASFVDQHLGVHLRGALHEMTEPGGSVRTFLNSLANRF from the coding sequence ATGAACGTCGGCAACTACGGATTCAAGGACTACCTCAAGGTGGTCTCTCGCCGGAAAGGGCTCTTCATGCTGGTGGCCCTGGCCGTCATGAGCTGCGCCCTGATGGTCAGCTACCTGCTGCCCAAGAAGTACGAGGCCCAATCCACGGTATTCATCGAGCAAAGCGTTGTCTCCGACCTGGTCAAGGGCATCGCGGTGACGCCGTCCATGGACTCCAAGGTCAAGGTGCTCAGCTTCACCATGCTCAGCCGCAGCATGCTCATGGACGTGCTGCGCAAGCTGGACAAGGACGTTACCCTTTCCAACCCTTCTGAGCGCGAGGCTTACATCGAGAGCCTGCGGCAGCGCACGAGCATCGTCATCAAAAAGAAGGAAGGCGTTTTCTTCGTCTCCTTCCGCGACTCCTCCCCGGAGTTCGCCCGCAACTACGTGAACATGCTTACCCAGACCTACATCGAGAAGAACACCGCCTCCAAGCGCGAGGAGTCCATGGAGGCTACCCGGTTCCTCTCCGAGCAGATCGAGGTCTTCAAGAAACGCATGGACGCGGTGGACAAGGAAATCGACCAGTACAAGAGCAAGCACGGCATGGTCCTGGCCCTCAACGAGGGCAGCCTGAGCCGCGACATCGACCAGGCCCAGAAGCGCCTGGAGGAACTGCGGCTGCAGCGCATGGGGCTGGAGGCCAAGCGGCGTTCCCTCATGGCCCAGTCCCCCAGGCGGCAGAAGATCGCCAATCTCGAGGGCGCCCTGGAGAGCCTGCGCAGCCGCTACACCGAGAACCATCCGCAGGTGATGCAGGTGCAGAGCCAGCTGGAGGCCCTGCGAGAGGGCGACGACGACAAGGCCACCCTGGCCTCGAACGACCGCGAGGCCCTGGAGATGACGAGCATCCAACTGGAGTCCGTGCGCAGGCAGGAAGCCCAGCAGGAGAAGATCATCGAGGAGAGCAAACAGCTCCTTCGGGAGATTCCCGCCATCCAGAGCGGTTTGCAGGAGCTTCTGCAGCGCAAGGAGAACGAGCAGCGCATCTACGACCAACTCGTTTCCCGCTACGGCCAGTCCGAGGTCTCCAAGCAGATGGAGCTGGAGAACAAATCGGTCAGTTTCCGCATTATCGACCCGGCCATCCTGCCCAAGGCGCCCGTCAGCCCCAACCGGGCCATGATCATCTCCGGCGGGGCCATGGCCGGACTGGGGCTGGCCTTCGCCCTGGCTTTCCTGCTGGACCTGCTGCGCGGGGCCATCAAGTCCCCGTCCGAGTTGAAGGAGTTCGGCCTGCCGGTCATGGGGGTCATTCCCAGGATGACCATCCCGGAAGAAGAGCGGCGCCGCAAGCGAATCGAGTTGGGCATGTACATGGCCGGAGGCACCTGCGCCTCGCTCATCCTGGCCGTGGCCATCAGCGAGGCCCTGGGCGCGTCCTTCGTGGACCAGCACCTGGGCGTCCATCTGCGGGGCGCGCTGCACGAAATGACCGAGCCCGGAGGTAGCGTCCGGACCTTCCTGAACAGCCTGGCCAACCGCTTCTAG
- a CDS encoding TIGR03016 family PEP-CTERM system-associated outer membrane protein, giving the protein MRYPLFCAALLFLLLPASALAETLFDFSLGVAEEYISNVNEAPSGEGEEDYATSLRPTASFLYEKSRLLLEADYSASFIYYALQNREDEAIHNLQAHGLLEAVEDFLFLDVTESVRQVNRDVTRGETVEGDTTERQVTQNTFAASPYTLIRLGQRGEAKTGYRFSKISYFDGEGEGRTEHQGFTDLTYEMTGRLTSLGGYSLTRSEADTRDYTRHLAYLGANYAYAEDSSAYFKAGPSIINYSDQEDSTTRFFWNAGLTHVMGSVTASLDTGLDYEDDPLADTPTVTKYAGLTVSKNFERSTAAVFTRVEDYDRDVAPENTVSSADADTGRHYVVGVRGTHQLSERWSANADARWDLQDRDVNDVTRWYTGVGLNYEIGHGFTAGTWYRLKLVSGDREEDKYNVNRVGVQLTKHF; this is encoded by the coding sequence ATGCGGTATCCTCTTTTCTGCGCTGCGCTACTCTTCCTTCTCCTGCCCGCTTCAGCCCTGGCGGAGACCCTCTTCGACTTCTCGCTGGGCGTGGCCGAGGAGTACATCTCCAACGTCAACGAGGCCCCCAGCGGCGAAGGGGAGGAGGACTACGCCACCTCCCTCCGTCCCACGGCCTCCTTCCTCTACGAGAAGTCGCGCCTTCTGCTGGAGGCGGACTACTCGGCATCCTTCATCTACTACGCCCTGCAGAACAGGGAGGACGAAGCGATCCACAACCTTCAGGCCCACGGGCTGCTGGAGGCGGTGGAGGATTTCCTCTTCCTGGATGTGACCGAGAGCGTGCGGCAGGTGAACCGCGACGTGACCAGGGGCGAGACGGTGGAGGGCGACACCACGGAGCGCCAGGTCACGCAGAACACCTTCGCCGCCTCGCCCTACACCCTAATCCGGCTGGGGCAGCGGGGCGAGGCCAAGACCGGCTACCGCTTCTCGAAGATCTCCTACTTCGATGGCGAGGGCGAGGGGCGCACGGAGCACCAGGGCTTCACCGACCTGACCTACGAGATGACCGGGCGGCTCACCAGCCTGGGCGGCTACTCCCTGACCCGTTCCGAGGCGGACACCAGGGACTACACCCGGCACCTGGCCTACCTGGGCGCCAACTACGCCTATGCCGAGGATTCCTCGGCCTACTTCAAGGCCGGGCCGAGCATCATCAACTACAGCGACCAGGAGGACAGCACCACACGCTTCTTCTGGAATGCCGGCCTGACCCACGTCATGGGCTCCGTGACCGCCTCGCTGGACACCGGCCTGGACTACGAGGACGATCCGCTGGCGGACACACCCACGGTCACGAAGTACGCCGGGCTGACGGTGAGCAAGAACTTCGAACGCTCCACCGCGGCGGTATTCACCCGCGTGGAGGACTACGACAGGGACGTCGCTCCGGAAAACACGGTTTCCTCCGCGGACGCGGACACCGGCAGGCACTACGTGGTGGGGGTGCGCGGCACGCACCAGCTTTCCGAACGGTGGAGCGCCAACGCCGACGCCCGCTGGGACCTGCAGGACCGCGACGTCAACGACGTCACCCGCTGGTACACCGGAGTGGGGCTGAACTACGAGATCGGCCACGGCTTCACCGCCGGAACATGGTACCGGCTGAAGCTGGTTTCAGGGGACCGGGAGGAGGACAAATACAACGTCAACCGCGTGGGGGTGCAGCTGACCAAGCACTTCTAG
- a CDS encoding TIGR03013 family XrtA/PEP-CTERM system glycosyltransferase, protein MKGLLLRHFATDTLLALLALSAATLALAGGVEDLLQRGILPDESVRFLLVAVIPSALLGMFVRESKPFERLMKGLIGGLSAFAVSLAVLFLLDSVQALSPDRLDSMLMALILFAALKMLVALGARLRGNLPGMAKRILVVGSGPLAEQMGSLAAQSGERFRFLGRVDCPGCGDNACSDGGEDTSRLLRVASNFMADKVVVSLAERRGVFPVREMLSCKLSGIEVLDAPSFYEQVNEKLLIENITPSWFIFNPGFRINPIKRFNKRTVDILLSLVGIAVALPVIPFVMLAIKLDSPGPLLFSQVRVGRGDKPFTLHKFRTMRQDAESGTGAVWSQPDDPRITPVGRFLRKSRLDELPQLINILRGDMSLVGPRPERPEFVAKLKERIPYYSERHYVKPGLSGWAQVRYPYGSSVEDAIEKLRYDLYYVKHLSLWLDLRVIMRTVSVVLLGKGGR, encoded by the coding sequence ATGAAAGGACTGCTGCTGCGACACTTCGCCACGGACACGCTGCTGGCGCTGCTGGCCCTGAGCGCGGCCACCCTGGCCCTGGCCGGGGGGGTCGAGGACCTGCTGCAACGCGGCATTCTGCCGGACGAGTCGGTGCGATTCCTGCTGGTGGCCGTTATTCCCTCGGCTCTGCTGGGCATGTTCGTCCGCGAGAGCAAGCCGTTCGAGCGGCTGATGAAAGGGCTCATCGGCGGCCTGTCCGCCTTCGCCGTCTCCCTGGCCGTACTCTTCCTGCTGGATTCGGTCCAGGCGCTCAGTCCGGACCGGCTGGACTCCATGCTCATGGCCCTGATCCTCTTCGCCGCGCTGAAGATGCTGGTGGCCCTGGGAGCGCGGCTGCGCGGCAATCTGCCGGGAATGGCCAAGCGCATCCTGGTGGTGGGCAGCGGGCCCCTGGCCGAGCAGATGGGCAGCCTGGCCGCCCAGAGCGGCGAACGCTTCCGCTTTCTGGGACGCGTGGACTGCCCGGGCTGCGGCGACAACGCCTGCTCCGACGGCGGCGAGGACACCTCCCGGCTGCTGCGCGTGGCCAGCAACTTCATGGCCGACAAGGTGGTGGTCTCCCTGGCCGAGCGGCGCGGCGTGTTCCCGGTGCGGGAGATGCTCTCCTGCAAGCTGAGCGGCATCGAGGTGCTGGACGCCCCGTCCTTCTACGAGCAGGTCAACGAGAAACTGCTCATCGAGAACATCACCCCGAGCTGGTTCATCTTCAACCCCGGCTTCCGAATCAACCCCATCAAGCGCTTCAACAAGCGGACCGTGGACATCCTTCTGTCCCTGGTGGGCATCGCCGTCGCCCTGCCCGTCATCCCCTTCGTCATGCTGGCCATCAAGCTGGACTCGCCCGGACCGCTGCTGTTCAGCCAAGTGCGTGTGGGCCGGGGCGACAAGCCCTTCACCCTGCACAAGTTCCGCACCATGCGCCAGGACGCCGAATCCGGCACCGGCGCGGTCTGGTCGCAGCCCGACGACCCGCGCATCACCCCAGTGGGACGCTTTCTGCGCAAGTCGCGGCTGGACGAGCTCCCGCAGCTGATCAACATCCTGCGCGGCGACATGAGCCTTGTGGGGCCGCGTCCGGAACGCCCGGAGTTCGTGGCCAAGCTCAAGGAGCGCATCCCCTATTACTCGGAGCGGCACTACGTGAAGCCGGGCTTAAGCGGCTGGGCGCAGGTGCGCTACCCCTACGGCTCCTCCGTCGAGGACGCCATCGAGAAGCTCCGCTACGACCTCTACTACGTCAAACACCTCTCCCTCTGGCTGGACCTGCGGGTCATCATGCGGACGGTGTCCGTGGTCCTGCTGGGCAAGGGCGGGAGGTAG
- a CDS encoding polysaccharide biosynthesis/export family protein yields MKRNALLSLAAGCLICFMAGLLAPSAASAQGDYVIGAGDQLAVSVWGEDALNFSALVRPDGKITVPGVGDIKAEGHTPAELRDVLKEELSSLVRDPFVTVSMEEIVNCKAYVVGGGVQPGVYDLRQRTSLLQLLASQPLGAADLSRAYVARSGEKILTDFRSLYHEGDLSQDISLEHNDIVFIPGQREPFVYVLGAVMAPQAVPYRDSITVLDAILQSGGYNKFADKGDTVVVRRNGEEKDVIKIQGDKLMEGELEQNLVLEQGDYVIVDESYF; encoded by the coding sequence ATGAAAAGGAATGCGTTGCTTTCGCTGGCCGCGGGGTGTCTGATTTGCTTCATGGCGGGTCTGCTGGCCCCCTCCGCCGCATCGGCACAAGGGGATTACGTCATCGGAGCCGGCGACCAGCTGGCGGTCTCGGTCTGGGGGGAGGACGCCCTGAACTTCTCCGCCCTGGTGCGGCCCGACGGAAAGATCACAGTGCCCGGGGTGGGCGACATCAAGGCCGAGGGACACACTCCGGCCGAGTTGCGCGACGTGCTCAAGGAGGAGCTGAGCAGCCTGGTGCGCGACCCCTTCGTCACCGTCTCCATGGAGGAAATCGTCAATTGCAAGGCCTACGTGGTGGGCGGGGGCGTGCAGCCCGGCGTCTACGACCTGCGCCAGCGGACCTCCCTGCTACAGCTTCTGGCCTCCCAGCCCCTGGGCGCGGCGGACCTCAGCCGGGCCTACGTGGCCCGGAGCGGCGAGAAGATCCTCACGGACTTCCGCAGCCTCTACCACGAGGGCGACCTCAGCCAGGACATCAGCCTGGAGCATAACGACATCGTTTTCATCCCCGGCCAGCGGGAACCCTTCGTCTACGTCCTGGGCGCGGTCATGGCCCCGCAGGCGGTTCCCTACCGCGACAGCATCACCGTGCTGGACGCCATCCTGCAAAGCGGCGGCTACAACAAGTTCGCGGACAAGGGCGACACTGTGGTCGTCCGCCGCAACGGCGAGGAAAAGGACGTCATCAAGATCCAGGGCGACAAGCTCATGGAAGGCGAGCTGGAACAGAATCTGGTGCTGGAGCAGGGCGACTACGTCATCGTGGACGAGAGCTACTTCTAG
- a CDS encoding XrtA-associated tyrosine autokinase, producing MSRIEEALARAGRDRISHGGGSGSERTRHESTLPPLHCPEDMCVPEPRLVVVNSPFSQQAEEYRKLKEAVVKKTKGESFRNLIMVTSPSAGDGKSVTAINLAASLAQEYDHTVLLVDADLRAPACHKYLGIAPSEGLSDCLVDGKDIGSALIKTGIGRLVFLPAGRTIPNPSEVFASKSMKRLIQEVKQRYSDRFIIIDTPPVMPFAETRTLSSLMDGVLMVVREGKSSMGEVESSLRALGSNVLGLVYNESSESESTAYGYKYYG from the coding sequence ATGAGCCGCATTGAAGAAGCCCTGGCGCGTGCCGGGCGGGACCGCATTTCCCACGGCGGGGGCTCCGGATCGGAGCGCACGCGCCATGAAAGCACCCTTCCACCCCTGCATTGTCCCGAGGACATGTGTGTCCCGGAGCCGCGCCTGGTGGTGGTCAACTCGCCCTTCTCCCAGCAGGCGGAGGAATACCGCAAGCTCAAGGAGGCGGTGGTCAAGAAGACCAAAGGCGAGTCCTTCCGCAACCTCATCATGGTCACAAGCCCCAGCGCCGGGGACGGCAAGAGCGTCACGGCCATCAACCTGGCCGCCAGCCTGGCCCAGGAGTACGACCATACTGTGCTCCTGGTGGACGCCGACCTGCGCGCCCCCGCCTGCCACAAGTACCTGGGCATCGCGCCCTCGGAGGGCCTCTCCGACTGTTTGGTGGACGGCAAGGATATCGGCTCCGCCCTCATCAAGACGGGTATCGGCCGGCTGGTATTCCTTCCGGCTGGCAGGACCATCCCCAACCCGTCGGAAGTATTCGCCTCCAAGTCCATGAAGCGCCTCATCCAGGAGGTGAAGCAGCGCTACTCCGACCGCTTCATCATCATCGACACCCCGCCGGTGATGCCCTTCGCGGAGACGCGCACCCTCTCCAGCCTCATGGACGGGGTGTTGATGGTGGTTCGCGAGGGCAAAAGCTCCATGGGCGAGGTGGAGTCCTCGCTGCGCGCCCTGGGCAGCAACGTGCTGGGCCTGGTCTACAACGAATCTTCCGAGTCGGAATCCACCGCCTACGGCTACAAGTACTACGGCTAG
- a CDS encoding XrtA/PEP-CTERM system-associated ATPase — translation MYEEFFGLAEKPFTLLPTPKFLFPSRAHRKVLTYLQHGIRERAGFILLTGEVGSGKTTIIREIVKSQLTDLTLAKVFNTKVDSHQLLCMINDDFGLETRDRDKATLLRDLNEFLINEYAAGRQVVLIIDEAQNLTPDLLEEVRMLSNLETESGKLLRIIMVGQPELRETLARPSLLQLRQRIQINCHIDPLSEEEVEEYILYRLERAGNREALRFSPGAIRAIHSYSRGIPRLVNILCDYIMIDAYSAETRDVEEESVHELARDLSFESHYWEGSGGKDAENGEEAVAALTGGNGGRPSSAASRRAGGGNHFKAKLHGHLLSLSRRLSLLEEEANRCGQGQIVELSERVDKLEKTLERHMEEWRRPLRMEERPREEPAVYQRPMGAAPPPASEEPKKRGTMRLVWKFLWGE, via the coding sequence TTGTACGAGGAATTCTTCGGACTGGCTGAAAAGCCCTTCACCCTGCTGCCCACGCCCAAGTTCCTGTTCCCCAGCAGGGCGCACCGCAAGGTGCTCACCTACCTGCAGCACGGCATACGGGAACGGGCCGGGTTCATCCTGCTCACCGGCGAGGTGGGCTCCGGCAAAACCACCATCATCCGCGAGATCGTCAAGAGCCAGCTCACCGATCTGACCCTGGCCAAGGTGTTCAACACCAAGGTCGACTCGCACCAGCTCCTGTGCATGATCAACGACGACTTCGGGCTGGAGACGCGGGACAGGGACAAGGCGACACTGCTGCGCGACCTCAACGAGTTCCTCATCAACGAGTACGCCGCCGGGCGGCAGGTGGTGCTCATCATCGACGAGGCCCAGAACCTCACTCCGGACCTTCTGGAGGAGGTGCGCATGCTCTCCAACCTGGAGACGGAGAGCGGCAAGCTGCTGCGCATCATCATGGTGGGCCAGCCGGAGCTGCGGGAGACCCTGGCCCGGCCGTCGCTTCTGCAGTTGCGGCAGCGCATCCAGATCAACTGCCACATCGACCCCCTCTCCGAGGAGGAGGTGGAGGAGTACATCCTCTACCGCCTGGAGCGGGCGGGCAACCGGGAGGCGCTGCGCTTCTCCCCCGGGGCCATCCGGGCCATTCACTCCTACAGCCGGGGCATACCCAGGCTGGTGAACATCCTCTGCGACTACATCATGATCGACGCCTACTCCGCCGAGACCCGGGACGTGGAGGAGGAGTCGGTGCACGAGCTGGCCCGCGATCTCTCCTTCGAGTCCCACTACTGGGAGGGAAGCGGCGGGAAGGACGCGGAGAACGGCGAGGAGGCCGTGGCGGCCCTGACCGGCGGCAATGGAGGACGGCCGTCGTCTGCCGCCTCGCGGCGCGCGGGGGGAGGCAACCACTTCAAGGCCAAGCTGCACGGCCACCTCCTGTCCCTCAGCCGCCGCCTTTCCCTGCTCGAGGAGGAGGCCAACCGCTGCGGGCAAGGCCAGATCGTGGAGTTGTCGGAGCGGGTGGACAAACTGGAGAAAACCCTGGAGCGGCACATGGAGGAGTGGAGGCGTCCCCTGCGCATGGAGGAGAGGCCTCGCGAGGAACCCGCCGTGTACCAGCGCCCCATGGGGGCCGCCCCCCCGCCCGCGTCCGAGGAGCCCAAAAAGAGGGGAACCATGCGTCTTGTATGGAAATTCCTGTGGGGGGAGTGA